ACTCACAGATGAGGTAAAATATCTTGGTGTAACACTAGATAAAAAACTCACCTGGAAGAACCATGTGAACAAGCAGACCCAGAAAGCAACTAGCACCTACTGGGCCTGTCGCAGAATGTTTTGCCCCACATGGGGACTCAAACCAAGGATGGTCAGGTGGATATACCAGGCCATCCTTGCACCTATTATAACATACGCCTCGATTGTGTGGTGGACCTCCATGAAGAGGGGAGCACACAGAAGGACAGTAGAAAGAATTTACCAAAAGCGTTGCTGGGGATAACAGGTGCGCTCGCCACCACGCCCACTATGGCAATGGGTGCGCTGCTCGACATCAAGCCACCCCATCTAGTAGTGATGGCAACGGCTTGGAGAGCGGCCCTCCGCCTGCATCAAGCTCAAGAATGGTACCCGGCGAGCGGTGGGCACACCGAGATCTGAAGGGATCGGGGATCGGAGCTTATTCTGACCCACGGTGGAGATCGCTGCAAGGCGGAGTACCTCTTCAGACGGGAATACGACTTAATCATCCCAGAAAAGGAGAAATGGCTGGAAGACGCTAACGACATCCTGACCCCGGGGGGACTAGTCTGGTTCACAGACGGCTCCAAGACCGGATCTGGCACCGGAGCCGGGGTAGCGGGGGAGAGCCCAAGGGTTGAAATGACCCACAAGTTGGGCCACCACGTTACGGTCTTCCAAGCAGAAGTGTTTGCCATCTGGGCCTGCGCCAAATACAATTTGGAAAGGGCCCACTCAGGGAAACACATCTATACTTGCAGTGACAGCCTGGCCGCGCTAAGAGCCCTCCACAAAGTGGAAGTTGGGTCGAAGCTAGTCAGGGACTGTGCACTGACATTGAGACAGCTATCTCTGAATAACAGAGTTAAGCTGCTATGCGTACCAGGTCATGCTGGTATCCCAGGCAACGAGGGGGCTAACGAAATGGCACGACTGGGGGCGATAAGCTCCCAGCCATGCCATGAGTACCCCATGGGTGTCTCAACCTATGTGTTGAAAGGCCTGGCCAAGAACTGGTTAAACCAGGAATTCACCAGGCTCTGGCATAACGCTAACGGCATGAGACACACGAGGGCCCTACTTGAGGGACCGTCACAAGAGTTGGGGGGCACTTTAACCCACCTGGACAGGGCGCAACTGCGCATGCTCGTGAGCCTAGTGACAGGACactggtacacgaggaaacaTCTTGCGCGCATGGGACTCATAGAGGAGTCGACATGCCCGAGATGTGAGGAGGAGGACGAAACACCCCTCCACGTACTCCTAAGATGCAGGGAGCTGGGGGCCCTGAGAGGATCAATCCTGGGGATCTCGGAACCCGCATCATTAAGCATTTCGGCTGGCCTGGTGCCGGTGCTTCTAAATTTTGCAACAGAAGCCCAGCTGCCAAGGCACAGCCAGTAAGGAGGCTGCCTAGCGGCCCGGGTACAATGGTCCCCAAGGACTGAGTGCTCGGCTAGCCTCAACTAGcaatagaatagaatagaaatatatatattgtaacgtggtgacacctgtgccccccgttacaatcgctgcgcttctcccacctcacatTCCACCTAAAAATGACTCTTAACCCTTCCAACACCTTACCCCTTTTCcctgcccaccggtgtcgggccgatagAGGCGACGGATAGAAGGCAACAAGGACCACCCTCAAAAAGGAGTtccgaggccggcgacagatctTCTACCCATCCAGAggggaaaagcaacgcggtaCTTCGGAAAATTAGTCGAAGCTGCCCAGAAGCTGATAGAAACGTctacccggagccatctgtcgtcgagcccgaagacctcagcccacccgccacggcaggagatccgccagcccatcgaccccgaacaccggtgtatcgaagaTCGGTGATCGATCCATCCCgggccggaagaggcccctttccaaaaccccatcccctcccaaaaatatcccgcgacggtctcgtcgtcgccgctgccAATGAGCCTGAGGCTATCACATAAAGAGCGTATAGAGAGTATAGAGATTTCCGAAAGCAATTATAAGCGAGTGTGTAAAGCGGCCGAGTGTAAGTGTACTTGTGTGTAGAACGCGAGGCGTCTTGGTAAGCCCTTCGATTACCATTTTTCCGATCATCGCGTATTCTGAGTTTTGGCAACGGTCACCCCCTTTTTTGTCAACCCCCGTTTATAGTAAGACTACGCGTAACATAGAGACCCCCGCGAGGACCCATCCCGACCCCGCACCTTCCTGTCCTCCACTATTTCCTCCTTgcgcactcccccgcgaagctgtgcggacgaaagtgcccgaATCCACCCTCTATTGTAAAGTCCCCATTAccccttttctcttttttcgaTTTCGGTTGCCACAGtaagtggctggcgcccaacaaagTTTTGTATTTCGCGACACCCcgtgtatagagtgaacccccaaCGGGTCACaatagatatttataaatatcagaTAGcatgattataattaattaaatattaaatagcaataaaactatttatatataattattaatatatataataattaaaacatagtctagaggaatttagctagcacgcgtcttcgaccaatagcgacgcgcgcgacgctgtcgtcacgcgctatgatttgttggaatgtcCCTACGCgggacatcatcctcgcgacgggcccttccggccaggatcgcgatcgattctgatcactcttcgtcgaacaatcgagtaagtcgtgacgggagcccgtgcgtctagagatagagttgtaatttgtactttcacgtgatttagctgcgcggcaagtcctatccgtaggcagagtgtcgcgagggtgaaattcggaAATACGCTACAAGgactcagagacgcgcacgttaagccttttcacactattaaaatttctatcttttctctttctttttaatccgtttgatggcgcatttttccgtattaaattcattcgcgttataattatatttttccaaaagtcgtaatcgtcttgtgaTCGTCTCagttaatttttcatacgcaataaagggcaatcgggtgcgcgacaagtgttagtgcgacagCCTCATCATCTCTCTCTTGATGTTCCAGACTAACCAGCGATTATTCAGCGAATCTACCAGCGATTTATATCGTATACTATACCCTACAATTTAACGGTAAGCCTGTTCTGTACTAAtttgtcgagcacggcattgtgataattttcaacaaggcaaaacgggcgatctaatAAGCCTACTggttatgagagtctctcCATATTAGATCGTGTCGATTTGTCACGTTCAGGTAccgaataaatatattaatattccgaATTTTGATCTATCGCGAGTTCGGGTGTGTGACGATTGTTCGACTACGCAATTTTATCAGGagcgacctgtaaagccctttcgggggttgtgagagtctctccattcaggtcgttaCCTTGCGGCTGGATACCGTTAATTTTTCCATCTTTCTATTATATTTGGTCGAACAAGCCGTCtaacattaaaatttcaattaaaatccgTTCATAATTACATTGGAAAGTCTCATTGTACatcaaaggaaaaaaatacCTTTTCGGATCAAATCACGTTTATaaaataggttaagcatctttacccttgtaaacCAGTATTGTTCTAATTTGAATTCATTTAATAGTAAATATCAGTATTACCAGAAATTAACAGTATTAGattcaatagtcattttcagttttGTATTAGTTTCAATAGTTtcgaattatattattttcttgcacactaaatagcattaatatttctttcaattaccaTTCTCATATTTTTTACGcttcaaatccacgcacgccaacacgacgtttcaaggagggacccgtacgggactcagaacactgacgaacccaacggaaataaattctatctaaaatttccgtcttttaaattgttctgatcgtagaggacgttaacgcgtcatacgcggtcaggacttgtggcagcgagacctttctcatcgcactttcaatcttaattaatcaacagctcatttcttttctttttacgttgcgcgctcgcctcgcgtgccgcgcaacgtaacattatatttaaaaatattaatttataaattgattataaatatataattatatattaattgttacgttgcgctacgcgaggcgagcgcgcaacgtaaaagataagaaaaagaaaagagaggagTCTAGctgttattaattaatctattaattaagcgcgatgagaaaggtctcgctgccacctgctctgaccgcgtatgacgcgttaacgtcctctacgatcagaacaattttaaaagacggaaatttggATAGATTTATTTctgttgggttcgtcagtgttctgggtcccgtacgggtccctccttgaaacgttgtgttggcgtgcgggtatttgaaatgtaaaataatatcagGAATGGTAgttgaaagaaatgttaatactgtttaatgtgcaagaaaataatataattcaaaactATTGAAGCTGATACAAACTGAAAGTGACTATTGAACTTTAATACTGttaaatttttgataatacTGATAGTTACTATTAAATgaattcaaattaaatcaatactggtttacaagggtaaagatgcttaatctattttataaaatgtggATCGATCGGAAAAGATATTTGTCCTTTGATTTACAGTTGGACTTCGACTATAATTTTAAACGGATTATTGAAATCTAGGTGTTAGACGACTTGCTCGGCTTGGTAGTATATTACAAAGATGGAAAATTAGCGGTTTCTATCCGCAAGGtaacgacctgaatggagagGCTCTCACAACCCCGAAAGGCTTTATAGATCGCTCCTGATAAAATAACGTAGTCCAACAATcgtcacacacacacacaaaatCGCGATGGAACAAAATTCAGAATAATAATGTAacgaattatttataattcggTACCTGATCGTgaaaatcgagacgatctaaaatggagagactctcataacccgaaggcttaatagatcgcccgttttgccttgtcgAAAATCGAtaataatgccgtgctcgagaaattagtaataaacaggcttaccgtggAGATGTAGAATATAATGTATGAATATCGCTTTGCTGTTCGCTTTTAAATCGTGGAATAATCGCTgttgaatctggaacaccaacaGAGAGATGATGAGGAACCTAtcgcactaacacttgtcgcgcgcccgattgccctttattgcgtatgaaaaattaactGAGACGAtcacaagacgattacgacttttggaaaaatataattataacgcgaatgaatttaatacggaaaaatgcgccatcaaacggattaaaaagaaagagaaaagatagaaattttaatagtgtgaaaaggcttaacgtgcgcgtctctgagtcCTTGTAGCGTATTtccgaatttcaccctcgcgacactctgcctacggataggacttgccgcgcagctaaatcacgtgaaagtacaaattacaactctatctctagacgcacgggctcccgtcacgacttactcgattgttcgacgaagagtgatcagaatcgatcgcgatcctggccggaagggcccgtcgcgaggatgatgtcccGCGTAGGgacattccaacaaatcatagcgcgtgacgacagcgtcgcgcgcatcgctattggtcgaacacgcgtgctagctaaattcctctagactatgttctttctctctcttggtgttccatctctgtctaacggcttttcggtatttctacgccgtagatttttctggatTAGTCCATTTCTCGCCTATGGTTTCAATGTCAGATATAAGCGAAcatcagcaattatttaaatctgaactaatatttaaatcagaaccattcaacaatAAAGCGAATAATTATGGATAAAAGTTATATCCATCATATTATgatgtattaataattaatcgatCGGCAACCATACGATTTtgactagcagtcggcgtaattaattaacattatccGTAATTATTT
The genomic region above belongs to Osmia bicornis bicornis unplaced genomic scaffold, iOsmBic2.1, whole genome shotgun sequence and contains:
- the LOC114881305 gene encoding uncharacterized protein LOC114881305, whose protein sequence is MKANSELAWDNYKKSQQAYKKLIRTSKRTAWKTFCKETEALPVVARLRKTPNGSLTNNHRETVEHLIQTHFPGSAAEDRERRRSDNAHTDPAPADWGIAEKVINTDRVKWAIGSFKRFKSPGTDGIFPALLQEGGEGLYRRLSQIFKSCLAKGYVPKAWRYSNVVFIPKPGKNNYDLAKSYRPISLTYFLLKTLERLVDRYIRDEASKPLHPSHHAYQNGKSTETALHNLVGSIEGALSNTESALYIFLDIKGAFDNTPHDAIQEVAMRYNIKDSVVRWIHNMLTNRTVTTSLGEETVRADVARGCPQGGVLSHLLWTLVVDQLVRILTTEGFEVQGYADELTITVRGRHPLELARRLQKAIALVESWGRSHSLSVNPSKTELVLFTRRRRFYFKAPHLFGTQLQLTDENVLPHMGTQTKDGQVDIPGHPCTYYNIRLDCVVDLHEEGSTQKDSRKNLPKALLGITGALATTPTMAMGALLDIKPPHLVVMATAWRAALRLHQAQEWYPASEKEKWLEDANDILTPGGLVWFTDGSKTGSGTGAGVAGESPRVEMTHKLGHHVTVFQAEVFAIWACAKYNLERAHSGKHIYTCSDSLAALRALHKVEVGSKLVRDCALTLRQLSLNNRVKLLCVPGHAGIPGNEGANEMARLGAISSQPCHEYPMGVSTYVLKGLAKNWLNQEFTRLWHNANGMRHTRALLEGPSQELGGTLTHLDRAQLRMLVSLVTGHWYTRKHLARMGLIEESTCPRCEEEDETPLHVLLRCRELGALRGSILGISEPASLSISAGLVPVLLNFATEAQLPRHSQ